The genomic DNA TATGCAGGAGAGCTTCGGCGACCTTCTCGTAGCGGGTGCGGATGCCCTGCTTGACGGCTTCGGTGAGGCCTTCTACCAGCTGGTCGGCAGATCCTGCGGCGAGACTGCGGTCCCCTGCGGCGATAACCGCATCGATCTCTCCGGCGGGCTTGAGGCCGGTGAAGGGAGCTCCTTCCCCCGCACGATGGATTCTTACCAGCGTCTCGTAGAACCTTTTCCTGGCCCTTTCCTGATCCTTTTTACCCTTTGCGGCGAGTGCTGCGGCGAAGGCTTCCTTCACCTCACTCTCGTCACCGGCATGTACCCATTTGAGCACCGGTGTGACCACTCCCGCTTCCAGCGCAACCTCTGCGTCCCGTACCACCGGTCCGTCCAGGGTGTCGCAGTGCGCGTAAGCATTGCCCTGGAGGCCGAAGATGAGGGCCGCTGCAGCCATTGCCACCGTGAGTCCCCGTATGCATCCGTTGCTTGGTGTCATGTCAATTTCCCTCCTTATCAGAGAATCGAACCTTTTACTGTCAATCAGGATTATACCTCACAACAGGTTCTGACGAAGCCGTCAGCGAGATTTCAAGAGAACCGAGAATTCCTTCTGAAAGCTTGCGGGCTCCATTCCGGCTTTGGACATGAGGCCTCCCCAACTGGTCGATCCGCTTTTCACCTGCTGAAGAAGCTGTCGCGCCGTTTTTTTAGTTTTAATTGCGAGAAGCGAGGAGATGATCACCTCCTGATTGGTTCCACCGGATCTGCGAAGGGCGGAAAGCTCCTGCTCGTCGAGCAGCCGGTTGTTTACGAGGAGGTCGTCGACAACCGCTTCGGCGAGTCTGGCATCGGGCTGCCTTGCGGCTGCTGCCCCCGCCAGCTTCCCTCCGAGACTTTTGGTGTTTATGCCGAGATGTGCGAGGACGTCGTTCCAGCTTGCCTTGGTCTGTTTCGTCTGGAGGAGTGAGTCAGCCGAACGTCCCGACCGGGAAGCAATGCCGTGGGCCAGCCAGAGATCGTCGGAGGAGGTTCCGCGCTGCTTGCTCAGGACGATGCTCTTCTTGTCCACCTTATACGCAGCCGCGAGAAAGGAGTTTTGAGCGTTGGCTAGAAAATAGGGGTCCGCAGCCGTGGGGCGCGCCGCGTCGTAGGAACGGTCGGTGAAGCAGTGGCAGGTGATGGCCGGGGTCGCGAAGACCGGCAGGGGCGCGCAAAGGAAGATGGCCAGACAGAAGTGGTAAGGGATATGTCGGAGGCTGATCATTTTGATTCCTTTCAGGTGTTCCGGTTACAGCCCCGGGGAACGACGAAGGGGGAGCTTGGCGCTCCCCCTTTGTCCTTCTCTGCCTGCACTACCCGAGGATCTGCTTGAGGTCCCCTTCGGCGGTTCCGATGGGGGCGATGTTGAAGTTCTCCACGAGGAAGTTGAGGACGTTGGGGGTGATGAACGCCGGCAGGCTCGGCCCCAGCTTGATGTTCTTGATCCCCAGGTGGAGGAGCGTCAGGAGGATCGCCACCGCCTTCTGCTCGTACCAGGAGAGGATCATCGAGAGGGGGAGGTCGTTGACGCCGCACTTGAATGCCCCCGCCAGGGCCACTGCGATCTGGATGGCACTGTAGGCGTCGTTGCACTGCCCGATGTCGAGGAGCCTTGGAATTCCGCCGATATCGCCAAAATCGAGCTTGTTGAACCGGTACTTCCCGCATGCGAGGGTGAGGATGACGCAGTCGTTGGGGACTTTCTCGGCGAACTCGGTGTAGTAGTTGCGCCCGCTTTTCGCGCCGTCGCACCCCCCGATGAGGAAGAAGTGGCGGATCTGCCCGGCCTTCACCGCGTCGATCACCTTGTCGGCCACGCCCAGGACCGCATTGTGCCCGAAGCCGGTGAGGATCTCCTTGCCGGGGTTGTCGGCGAAGCCGGGGAGTTCCAGAGCTTTTGCGACCACTGCGGAGAAATCCCATCCGTCGATGTGCTTCACGTCGGGCCACTGTACGAGGCCCCAGGTGAAGAGACGGTCCTTGTAGCTGTCGGCCGGGCGCTGGATGCAGTTGGTGTTGAAGATGATGGCGCCGGGGAAGTTGACGAATTCCTTGGCCTGGTCCTGCCATGCTCCGCCGAAGTTCCCTGCCAGGTGCGCGTACTTCTTGAGCCCCGGGTAGCCGTGGGCTGGGAGCATCTCACCGTGGGTGTAGATGTTGATGCCGGTTCCTTCGGTCTGTTTGAGGAGTTCCTCCAGCATCCGAAGGTCGTGCCCCGAGACCAGGATCGCTTTCCCAGCCTTGGTTCCAAGCTGCACCGGGGTCGGCACCGGATGTCCGTAGCTGTCGGTGTTGGCCTTGCTGAGGAGCTCCATCGTTACCAGGTTGATCCGCCCGCACTCCATGGCGAGGCCCACGAAGTCCATCAGCCCCAGGCTCCTGTCCAGGGTGGCGGCAAGGGCCTTGTGGGTAAAAGCGTAGATTTCGTCATTTTCGAGGCCTATCACGAGGGCGTGGTGGGCGTAGGCGGCATATCCCTTCATACCGTAGAGGATGATGTCCTGGACGGATTTTACGTCGGGGTCGATAGTGTCGTCCTTTACTCCGTGCTGAGCCCCGAGAGCCACGAGTTCGGCGGTGGAAGCGGGTGCGAAGGGCTTGGCTGCATCGGGAACTTCACCGGCGAACGCGCCGCCGTTGGCCCTCTCGTAGAGGCTCTGTGCCTTGTCCCGAACACCGGCCGCCTGTCGGACCAGCTTTGCCACTTCTTCGGCGCTGAAGTCGACGTTGGTGACGGTGGTGAAAAGTCCGTCAAGCATGAACCGGTCGATCTCCTGGTCTTTCACCCCTTTGGCGCGCGCCTTGTCGGCCCAGAAGGCGATCCCCTTCATTGCGTAGACAAGCTGGTCCTGAAGAGCCGCCACGT from Geobacter sp. DSM 9736 includes the following:
- the hcp gene encoding hydroxylamine reductase; this translates as MFCYQCEQAANGGCSKIGVCGKQPDVAALQDQLVYAMKGIAFWADKARAKGVKDQEIDRFMLDGLFTTVTNVDFSAEEVAKLVRQAAGVRDKAQSLYERANGGAFAGEVPDAAKPFAPASTAELVALGAQHGVKDDTIDPDVKSVQDIILYGMKGYAAYAHHALVIGLENDEIYAFTHKALAATLDRSLGLMDFVGLAMECGRINLVTMELLSKANTDSYGHPVPTPVQLGTKAGKAILVSGHDLRMLEELLKQTEGTGINIYTHGEMLPAHGYPGLKKYAHLAGNFGGAWQDQAKEFVNFPGAIIFNTNCIQRPADSYKDRLFTWGLVQWPDVKHIDGWDFSAVVAKALELPGFADNPGKEILTGFGHNAVLGVADKVIDAVKAGQIRHFFLIGGCDGAKSGRNYYTEFAEKVPNDCVILTLACGKYRFNKLDFGDIGGIPRLLDIGQCNDAYSAIQIAVALAGAFKCGVNDLPLSMILSWYEQKAVAILLTLLHLGIKNIKLGPSLPAFITPNVLNFLVENFNIAPIGTAEGDLKQILG
- a CDS encoding DUF6448 family protein: MTPSNGCIRGLTVAMAAAALIFGLQGNAYAHCDTLDGPVVRDAEVALEAGVVTPVLKWVHAGDESEVKEAFAAALAAKGKKDQERARKRFYETLVRIHRAGEGAPFTGLKPAGEIDAVIAAGDRSLAAGSADQLVEGLTEAVKQGIRTRYEKVAEALLHKDESVEKGRAFVAAYVEYTHYLEGLHKAAVGPVGHGNAGQDHAGAENHDGH